The region atcatattgcccaaccCTAGGTTCAGAACCCTTTAAACTCATTTCACTTTCCTCTGCTGGCTTTAGGTTATCGGGCTCGTGGATGTTTTCACTGCAGACCTATCATTCGACAGATTCCAAGACTTGTGAGCTAATACTTACCATTACATTAATACTAACCatcatacattttattattttactaaaCTTATTTGTCCCTGAAATGTCTTTTAATCATTGATGCCCTTTGCATGTGTCAAAAGCAGAAAAGCAAGtcaattattattttcatttttgtgaaaCATGTTTACGTTATCGCTAGAGCTATTTAATAGCAAATACCTTGACTAGTCTGCAGAAATGTAACCAGTTGCTTGTTTGGACACTTGCATATTCATACCTGTCTCTGTGTTTCACAGTTACCTAGTGATGCCGTTTATGGGTACTGATCTTGGGAAACTGATGAAAACGCAAAGGCTTACAGAAGACAAAATTCAGTATCTGGTCTACCAAATATTGAGAGGGCTTAAGGTGTGTTTCTAATgcttacagtcatatgcaaaagtttgactacaatataaaatgcacagatgtgatttatttatatatatatatatatatatatatatatatatatatatatatatatatatatatatatatatatatatatatatatatagatatatatatatatatatatatagattagTAGAAgagtatttattttcacttgaacCATTAACAAAAAGTGAGCTAATAAATTAGCTATTGCACACAattgtatatgtacatacagtCTCACTCATATACAGGCTTGTATACAATATCTCTTCTTGTTCACAGTATATCCACTCAGCTGGTATAATTCATAGGGTAAGCTGCATATATTTACCTAAACCACTCCATATCACTGACTTGATTATGCATTTTTACTCACTgctcattttttttaactcacAGGACTTGAAGCCAGGTAATTTAGCCATCGATGAAGAATGTGGGCTTAAGGTAACTCCTCCTATGTTATAGAGAAATCATATCTGATTCATGCAAATGATCTGCATGAAGGTATTAAAGTTAATTATACATCTTGTCTCCAAGATACTGGATTTTGGTTTGGCCCGGCAGGCAGATAGTGAGATGACTGGGTATGTGGTCACACGCTGGTACAGAGCCCCTGAGGTGATCCTCAACTGGATGCACTACACACAGACTGGTGAGTCACATTATTGTCGAGATAGTGTTTCCCCTTTGACCTACCCAGAAACTCATCTGATGCCTCTCTGGTGTCATGGCAGTGGTCAGACTAGACTTGAATTACATGGGCCTGTTTGATCTGCTCTGACTTGATATTGATGATGTTGAGATTTGATATctcattacttttatttttcaaaaaatggttgcaactgtaataactgcagtttccctctgggatcaataaagtattctgattctgattttgtgTATTGCCTACTTTTTGGTTATAATAAGCATTCTTTAATGCGGTAGTTTGAAAGAAAtgattttgtagtttttcaggcataatgtttaaaaatctttccttgtccctctctctttttcttctcagtGGACATCTGGTCTGTTGGCTGTATCATGGCAGAGATGCTGATGGGGAAACCACTGTTCAAAGGGAATGATCGTATCCTACCatttaataaatcaaatttaatGGCCAATGAAGGCTAGGGCTGAACAATTAATCAGTTTTACATAATAAAGTTCTGATTTGAAAGAGAACAATTTTAAGTCGTTTGATATATAATGCAGAGTATTTGAACTGACACTCTGACGTGCCTGAAAAAATTGAAGTGCTAGTCTTCTTGGCAGAAAGAGgcttaattaataaaaaataatcatttaaatcttggtcagaaaaatcaaaatgagatattttccccaaatctttAAGCCCTAGTGAAGGCTCATTCTTTTGTGATATGGTCAGTATTTGTCTACGGTCACATGATGCTGTATCAGTTGTATTTTTTGACCTTTGACTTGTTTGCCTCAGACCTGGATCAGCTGACAGAAATTATGAAGATCACAGGAACACCTACACAAGAATTTATCTCAAAACTGCAATCTCAGGATGTGAGACACTAATGAGCGTCAAATACAttgttgaaaataaaaattattcttTAAATTGATGCTGCAAACGAACCTTCCAGAGGATGGTTCTTTCTAGATCATTTtttgttaaagtttaaagacCTTCCAcccaatgtaaatgttctgcatTAAGTATGGATTTGGGTTGTACACCCAGACAAGTATCCATttagaaatgttcatttttaacacTGTAGGACCTTTTATCCCTTCACTGCCTGGAAAGCTCATTCAAAGCCATTTCCTTAAACTGCTCCAACTTTTCCCAGGCTAAAAATTACATTCTGCGGCTGCCCAAACTTAAAAAGAAGGATCTTCAGGCTTTGATGCCAGATGTCAATCCTCAAGGTAAAGAGTTCCTCACTGTATAAGAGTGATGGAACCCATGCATTCTCCACacattacagatcaatgcagttcACATGCATTGTTAGTCATAGTCTCAGAAGTAATCTTTCTAAAATCTTAAGCCCTCATTGCTGttttgagtgagagagagttgagTGCATGTGCTTTGTTGCCTCCAGCGATCACTGTGCTTGAATCCATGCTGCTACTGGATCCAGACAGCAGGGTGACGGCGACTGAAGGCTTGGCTCTGCCCTACTTTGCTGTGTTCCGTGAGCCAGAGGAAGAGACCGAGGCGCTGCCTTATGATCACACACTGGACAACGTTGAGCTGTCTCTGGACCAGTGGAAACGTATGGAACAGGGTTGCAATGGACATGAAATTTAAAGGAAAAGTTTGTcgaaaaatagttttttttcccatctAGTCATCTAATTTATGCAGGTTTTCCCTGAcctcaaatgtagtcgatcagctaagacatgttttagtgtccaaagtttgcaagggtaatgtagctaacaagtaagggAAGCTTAGACCTCACCAGTTAGCACTGTGTGAACTGTGCAATTGTGCCTAAATCAGTGTTTCTTAAAGGTGCTTCTGAGGACCCACTGCTCTGTACAGTCTCATCTTTTCCCTGccttaacacacctgatccagcttaTTAACTGATCAAGCTGGATCTAAGCTGGATCAGGTGGGTTGGGGCAGGGGAAAATTTAAGCAGGCACAAAGCTTTTCCTTTATTGCATAAGAAGCTTCTTTAGACACTAGTTGTTTTTGTTGCATGGTGGGTAATACCTCTGCCCACCACTTCATAAGACTAGGGTTTAATTCCTTTTCAACATTTACTGTAATATGGTTATAAACTGAAAGTCACTCTGAAAATATTGACACATTTATTATAGTTATTTAGCGTGTACAATGCGTGTACAATTATCAAGGCTTAGTTCTCTTATCTTTAACTCTGTTGCATTTGAGTGAATCTCTGTTGTGGCATTTACTCAGTCAGCATGTACTTGATGATAACATTGTTTttcccttccttctctttctttctacctttctctcccactctctccttttttccagGGCATGCATTCAACGAGGTTCTTAACTTCAAAACAACACCACAGGGTCCTGTGCCAAAAGAGACGTCACTCTGAACCATGTTGTGGCTTAACCTCTTCCACATCTTCAATCAAGTGTGCCTTAGCTCACTCTGTGTGCTACAGTTTGTCTGAGTGTCAGGAATATATCATATGTGCTCTGTTTACTGTGCATCTTTTCTCAGCCAGCATGCTCTGGTGTTACGGAAGACATAATAGTCCTACATAATCAAGACCATTGACGTGCTCTTTTTCCCCAAGCAAGAATATAAGCATCCAGGCGTCTTAGTACTGTCTGTCTTAGAATAGCTGTAGTGCTagtaaaaaaaatccaagaCATTATGCACAACTTATCTCTGGTAATACTGGAACACTGTGGTGTAAATGCATGTATTTCTTTgaccatgtgtttgtgtttttgcgGTCATCCTTTTAAAATAGATAGTTTACACTTTTGAGTCCACGTGGGACTTAAAGGTTCAGTTCTTATATTTTATACCTATGAGACTATGATAAACCgaatctttttttaatgacaaTTTTTAGACCAGATTTTCTATGTCGTGATTGAGTACATGCCTTATGTCCATTAAAAACAATTTGGTTTCGTAAGTGATGCAGTTTTATGGCTTTTGTTACTTTAAGTGTTGCAGTCATATTTTGCTCCCATTTTGTGACATTTTGATTAAGAAAATATCCAGAATTTATTCCTAGAATTAAGTTTTGCTGTTACAGGCACATGATGCTTATACAAGATACAGATGTGGTGATTCTGTTTCACAACCCACCCTGCTTTTTTCATGGTTTAAGTCAAATAATTTCAGTAAAAATGTTgtgttatatgttttatttatatatatatatatatatatatatatatatatatatatatatatatatatatatatatatatatatataaaacaaatatttatttttaccttacagattttagtcttttttttcttgcaaatAGTGATGATCGTAGACATATTCATCATAAACAGTTAACGGTAATGTTTTTAGatggccagcagagggcagcacaTATTCAGATACGTTGCTCAGAAAGCCAACTAACTACATGCGAGACGGTTTATGATTCATgtatattacattttcacagGTAGTCATCAAAGTAGTGTAATTATGTGAttaaacagctaaacaaaaatgcatattGCAATTGCAGTTCATGCTGCTTCCCTTTCTGATGAAATACATTTAAGTCATCAGTTGATTATTAAAGCAGTACTGTTTACTCTCTCTGCCACATCTGTAATCTTTAGGCGTTGCCATGTACAATCAATTTGACCCATTTCCCTCTACttagtaaaagaaaagaaatcctGATGGTTCAAAACACACTTACAATAGAAGCCAGTGGGCCCTTGCATACTGATTACAGGGGACATGTTTGAGTTACAGAGGATGGTTCTTGTGGTAAAAGGTTAAGTTGAAAATGCTGGAGTGTTTCTTTAAGATAAGCTTTAAGGAGTTCTACACTGCTGGGTGTTTTGGATCCTGTTACAAATTCTAAATTCTCAGCTTTTTTTACTTTAGCTCTAGGGTTAGGGAGTCCGAGTTCACCCGAGTGTGTCCTTTCTTTAACCTCTGTTTGGGAGATCTGCAAAGTTCATATATATGTCAGAGAGTGTTCTGTCCAGAAGGGTACATGGtgaggaaaaacacatttctcagcCTGACAGCAGGCAGAACTTACAGTGCTACACTCCTCGACCTCCTTCCTCagcctgctgctgggttgtttgCCTGTTGAATGTGATCGGTGTGATTGTTCTCTGTTTACTGTGAGTGCTCAGGCTGGCTTCTGAAACCATCTACTCACCCACACTGTAAGAGTAAGGCTGGAGACGGTAATGTGCTTGCAGCCACACAGATATTAAGAAGACTTGTAACCGTAACAACAACTCTCTtcagcctttatttttaagagtggagGCAAGTGAGAGCTCCTAAGATTGGATGCTTAAAAAATGAGTACAAAGTACGTCTGCCAGTTACAATTTACATTACTCATTTACTCATCAATTACAATTATTGATTCAGATATTTATTCAATTAATGAGTCCTTGTTTTTCATAGTTTTAGTCGAATCCCTGAGAATGTCCTCTTCACATTTTAGCCAAGTCCCTGCACAGAAAACAAATTCTCTATAAAACTGATTGAGACATTATACTCAATACAAAGCTTTTGTACTTGTTTCATCAACGTCGCTCATTCCTTAGTCTGAAATAATAAGCTAATTATATCCAGAATATGCATAAATCATAATTATTATCAGAATGAATGCTTGGATGTATTACTTACAAATAGACATCGTAAATGCTGAGTGAGCGCTATTTGATGTGCTAAATAAACTCCTGCAGTGTTCCAGATGTGTAGCTTTATCATGGCTCAGTCTTCACAGAGAACActctgttctgtggtcagactgTGGTAAGCTGCCCTTTTTCCGTCATCTGTAGACTGTAGACGTCAAGTTGTGCAACAGTCGTGAAAAGTGATAATAAATCGCTCATTGTTTGCTTGTATGTTTACATAGTTTGCATAGTTCTAGTGGTTCACTCCAATGAAAGGaggcttatttttctttttatttggtAATCATGAACCCGACCAAGCATACCCAACTGTTAGTGTATCTTAGGCTATTTGTTCACTGACTGGGGTCCAGGGACTCCTAGAGGTCGGTGGTAAAATGTTCCATTGGGAGGAGAGATGAACTTCcctaaaatgaacattttataattGCAGTAATTTGGGAGATTTGTATCCAAATAAGTATATTATGTCAATATATTTCTCTCTGCACACAAACCCAACTCATGATATATGTGTAATGTCCGCTGGGATgaagatttgtttttttataattcAATGAATAATAAAGGAGCTCTACTGGATGTTTAATCCTTTTAACTTTCCTCAGCCAGAAATATTCCTTACCCAGAAAATGTTTGGGAACACCCAATTGAAACTCTTTTTGTTCCCCACAACATTATCACTTGCTGTAAATATACAGAGCCTGTAGTGTTTCCACTGTTTTCAGTCAGATGCTGACCTGTACaatctgtctttttttgtttggcttcaTACTCCCTCtgtatgtttttctctctgtttacttTCTCTCGTTCTCCTCTTCAGAAGCACGATGCACAGGGAGTCACACGTGCCTGCAGACTGTTTAGTGGATCTGGAGGAGTCCCCAGACTTAGCAGACAGCACTAGAGGAAATTCCACAGGCTCACATGTTCCTGGTAAAGGCCCCAGTGTGGATCAGGGAGCTGGGATCCCTCCAGCCCCTTGGTGGGGGCAGCTGAAGGGGGAAGACGAGGACTACAGAAGGCTGAACTGTAGGCAGACCCTGGTTAGAGAGGCATTTTAAGTACCATGGttggaaaaataaatgtgttccaGAAAGTTAAACGCATTTAAAAGTACTTTGCAGTCAGCAAACATAGGATCATTTGGCCGTTTTCCCTTTGTCTCCATAGTGTGTCATCTCTGAAGTatgaatgtctttttttatgATCAGAAAAGTTTGAAAAGCTCTCTTTATCATAATTTTGAGTGAAGTTTCTTCTATAATTTACAGGAACCATCTTGAATGAATCATCTCCTATCTAAATTTATTGTGCACATTTAGAGGAgcattaatttttttgtttgtgtttacaatGTGTCCAAAACACTTTCCATATGCAAGGATCACAGTAGCTTCGAGGTGGATTAGGTTTGTGCAAAGTCATCTGCTCTTAGTTGACTCTGGAGGGCACTTGGACTCCAGAGTCATGCCCCCTCCTCACTGTCCCCCCAGCAGGCCATACCTGACTGCAGGGGCTTTCATTTCCCACCCTGGCCTGAGAGAATAGGTGTGAAAGTTTTGGGGTTTTCCATTACATTAGACACGGGAAGTCTAGTGAAGTGGTTTCCTGGCTGACTTGATCATTTTAACAAAGGATCTTAACTGTGGGTTTACGAACAGAATGTTCTGGAAGTGGTGTAGCGCGAGCAAAACAACAGCCCACTCCTCATGAAGTATTTTGAGAGCCCTAAGCTTTCTTTAGCAATTCTCCAGGAAAATGTGGTCACTTCATAGTTTGCAGTCTATTCATGAAGTAGATGCAAATCAAACCAGCTTTTTAATGACCAGACATTAGACTGCTTTGATCAAAATCATTTCTAATGAACTTCAGAACTACAACAGTATATGATAACaatatatgatgatgatgacggtGATGGAAATGATAGTGATAGTGGTGgaaatgatgatggtgatgaagatgatgattgAGATTATAGAGATGATCATGATGGTGATGGTAATGATGGAGACGATGATATATACGGTGGCACTGGTGGAGGTGATGAGAATGATAGAGATGATGATGAACGTTGACTACCTGAAAACTAATTAACACATTAGtataacacacatacattatctaagccgcttatccctCTGGGTCATGGGACACATTAATATAGATAGATGGATTTCTGTGAAAACAATACCATAGTTCAGCAGTTCAGTAAACATTAACCCATAATTAAGATAATGTCCACAGAGACGATTCTGACTAAATCATCTTGACCAGCAATGGATTACTGTATATATTATGCCATAGCACAAGCAGTAccaacacaatgtaaaaacatGGGCTGCAGTTACTGTTAAAGCTGATAGCCAAACAAAGAATGGAAGTTttaaagagaatgagagagtgtggTGGAGAAGTGCAGTCTGTCTCATCAAAAAGATCAGCAATGTCCAGTTGATCACAAATTTGGGCATTTGCCACACCATCTCAAACTTTCACTTCACTATGTTATTATCCCAAACTACCACATGGTAATGTGTACACACCACCCAAATCCACACATGACTGTTTCTCTAGTATTAAGGGGTGGACAAAATC is a window of Pygocentrus nattereri isolate fPygNat1 chromosome 7, fPygNat1.pri, whole genome shotgun sequence DNA encoding:
- the mapk12a gene encoding mitogen-activated protein kinase 12, with the protein product MTNRSRPGYYRQEVNKTVWEVPERYRDLRQVGTGAYGTVCYSMDRRTGSKVAIKKLHRPFQSELFAKRAYRELRLLKHMKHDNVIGLVDVFTADLSFDRFQDFYLVMPFMGTDLGKLMKTQRLTEDKIQYLVYQILRGLKYIHSAGIIHRDLKPGNLAIDEECGLKILDFGLARQADSEMTGYVVTRWYRAPEVILNWMHYTQTVDIWSVGCIMAEMLMGKPLFKGNDHLDQLTEIMKITGTPTQEFISKLQSQDAKNYILRLPKLKKKDLQALMPDVNPQAITVLESMLLLDPDSRVTATEGLALPYFAVFREPEEETEALPYDHTLDNVELSLDQWKRHAFNEVLNFKTTPQGPVPKETSL